The Lactobacillus sp. ESL0680 DNA segment TTGGCATCACATTTATCGGCTAATGCACCCATAAACAGCTTGGCAACACCATAACCAATGCCAAAGCACGACAAAATCAGACCAATATCAGCGGTTGTAAAGTGATATACCTTCATAATATCGTTCTGTTCAGTCGTAAAAACTAGCCTAATGATGTAATACCCAATATAGCCAATGCAAGTTGAAAGTAAAACACCAAGTTGCCGTAACTTATAAGTCTTTCCGATTTTTTCCTGCGGCACTCGTTTTTGAGAATCTGGTCGCGCTAAAATCCACTTAAACATAAATCTTCTCCTCCCCTTGTATTAAGCTAATGATAGCACTATCAGGAAATTAATAATATCTATTTTTTTCAAGCCTGTTTAATCGACTTTAATAATTGTTACTTGATATTCACCAGCAGGTGCCGCCACTGTTACTGTCGTCTTCGCCTTCTGTTTCATAATCGCCTGCCCCAATGGCGAGTCAAATGCGACTTTCCCCTCATCTAAATCTGCTTCCATTCGGCCAACGATGCGATATTCTTCAACTTCATCATCACCAGCAAACTTCAAGGTCACGGTCTTGCCTAAATCAACCTTACCGTCATCAGTTTTCTCCACAATTTCAGCATATTTTAACTGCTTATCTAAGTACCGCAAACGGCTCTGCAAGTGTCCCAAATCACGTTTAGCCTCGGTATATTCAGTATTTTCAGATAAGTCACCTAAGCTGCGCGCTTCCTGCAAAATCTTAATTCGGCGCGGCCGATCTTTTTTCAAATCTGCAATTTCATCCTTGATTTTTTGGTAGCCCTCCGGCGTCATTTTTTGATAATAAACCATTCCAAGATTACTCCTACTTTTTTAAATTTATAATTATCCACAAGCAAAATAACTGATAACGACAGTATTTTTTACCTAAAATTAGCACTCTAAAATTAAGAGTGCTAAATATTTCCATTTTCCTAATCTGCCTACTATAATAATCAGTGTAAGGAAGAAATGAAAGTCTTCTCTACAAATAATTTAATTTTTGAAAGGAAGTTTTTACTATGGCACAAGATTTAACGAATCGTCACAATGACTTATTTGACGCAATGAATGATTGGTTTGACCTTCCACAGAAATTTTTTGATACTAACGAAATGGCAAAATTAATGCAGGCTGATGTTGCCGAAAACGACAGAAACTATGTTGTTAAGGTTGATATGCCCGGCATGGATAAAGAAAAGATTAATTTAAACTATAATAACGGGGTTTTGAGCGTATCTGGCTCGAGAAAATCATTTAAAGATTTATCAAAAGATAGCAGTATTATCCACCGCGAAAGAAGTGCAGGGCACATTTCCCGCAGCTTTAGATTACCAAATGTAGTTGCAAGTGAGATTCATGCAAAGTATGATAATGGTGTATTGACTATCACACTGCCAAAGCAAACTGCCGGCAGTAGTGATAACTCGATTTCAATCGATTAACTTATTATTATATTTGCAAGAAGTCTTAGATAAGTTGCCAATACATGTAATTCTCTAAAACGAGTTCAGCTGTTGAACTCGTTTTTATTTTGTCCTAAAATAATTATTAATAATTAATTAAAAAAGGAGAATTACCTAATGAATCATCAACTTTCAATTCAAGAGTTAGCAAAGTATTCTGCCGACTTTAACAGCGATCCCCAAAATCAGGTTATTGCCCGTGCTGCTCAAAAGAGTGGAATTTTTGCGGCTTCTTATAATGAACAAAAGGCCAGCAATGACTTAAACCGCGTCTTTTCAACAGAATTAGATGTCGGCCAGGTTACCGCGCAACAGCATTCCGGACGCTGTTGGGAATTCGCAGCTCTCAACGTTTTGCGCCACTACTTTGGTAAAAAATATCATGTTAAGGACTTTACTTTCTCACAAAGTTATAATTTTTTCTGGGATAAGATTGAACGTGCCAATATTTTTTATAACCATATTATTGCAACTGCTGACCAATCACTTGACTCGCGAACTGTCCGCAAGTATCTGGCAAGTGCCGGTCAAGATGGCGGTCACTGGCAGCTGGCTGCATCCCTAGTGCAAAAGTACGGTGTTGTCCCTAGTTATGCAATGCCTGAGAGCTTCAACAGCAACAACACCGATGCTTTACAAATGGCTTTAGGCAAAAAATTGCGCAAAGATGCCTTAGTCTTGCGCCAATTAAAGCAAGACGGCAAGAATGAAGAAGTTGCGCAAACGCAAGATCGTTTCTTAAATGAAGTCTACCGGATGACAGCAATTGCTATCGGTGAACCACCTAAGAAATTTGATCTGGAATACCGCGATGATGACAAGAAGTATCATTTGGATAAGGATTTAACGCCGCAAACCTTCTACCAAAAGTATCTTGGTGACCTTGACCTAGATGACTATGTTGTTTTAACCAACTCACCTAACCACGAATATAACAAATTATACGGCTTTTCTGCCGACAACAATGTTGCGGGCTTATGTGAAATCAAGCTGCTCAACGTGCCAATGGAATACTTGGCTACTGCAACCATTCGCCAGCTTAAAGATGGAGAGGCTGTATGGTTTGGCAACGATGTATTGCACGAATTAGACCGACCAAAGGGCTACCTTGACTCTGAGCTTTACCAAATGAACGATCTTTTTAACGTTGACTTAAAGATGAGTAAGGCTGATAGACTGCGCACTGGCGAAGCAAACTTCTCACATGCCATGACTTTTGTTGGTGTTGATGAAGACCAAGGCGAAGTTCGCCGCTGGAAAGTTGAAAATTCTTGGGGCGATCAAGTTGGGAAGAATGGCTACTTTGTAATGAGCAATGACTGGTTTAACGACTATGTTTATGAAGTTGCTGTCCACAAAAAGTACTTGACGCCAGAGCAATTAGCTTTAGCAGAAGGCCCAATTGCTGAAGATTTACCCGTTTGGGATCCATTAGGCTAACAATAAAAAAACCGGGTTCAGTAATTGAACTCGGTTTTCTTTTAGCTTAAAATTAGAGAGTAATTCAAAAAAGATTAAAAAGGAGATCCGATATGGGACACAAATTAACTGTGCAAGAACTTGAACAATTCGCTGACAAGTTTAACGATAATCCAAAAAATCAGGTTGTTGCCCGCGCTGCTCAAAAGAGCGGTGTTCTAATGGCTTCATATAATGAACGTGTACAAGGTGAACTGACACGCGTTTTTTCAACAGAATTAGATACGGAAAATGTTACTAACCAGCAACAATCTGGTCGCTGCTGGGAATTTGCAACGCTAAATATTTTGCGCCACAATTTTGGTAAAAAATACCACGTTAAGAACTTTACCTTCTCACAAAGTTACAACTTTTTCTGGGATAAAATTGAGCGCGCCAATATTTTTTACGACAATATTTTAGCTAGTGCCGATGAACCACTTGACTCACGAACTGTTAGAGCTTATTTGCGTGATGCCGGTGAAGATGGCGGTCAATTCCACATGGCAGCAGCCTTAGTTGAAAAATATGGTGTCGTACCAACTTATGCAATGCCAGAAAATTTCAACACCAATAATACAAACGCTTTTGCCAAAGCCTTGGGCGATAAAATGCGCAAGGATGCATTAGTATTGCGGGAATTGAAGCAAGCTGGCAAGGATGAAGAAATCGAGGAAACACGGCAGCAATTCTTAAGTGAAGTTTACCAAATGACGGCAATTGCTGTTGGTGAGCCACCTAAGAAATTTGACTTGGAATACCGTGATGATGATAAGAAGTATCATTTGGACAAAGATTTAACGCCACTTGAATTTTTGCATAAGTATCTCGGTGACGTAAACTTTGACGACTATGTCGTTTTAACTAATGCCCCAGACCATGAATATGACAAGTTATACGGTCTACCATTTGAAGACAACGTTGAAGGTTCCTACAGAGTTAAATTCTTGAACGTACCAATGGAATATCTTGAACAAGCTGCTGTTGCCCAATTAAAAGACGGCGAAGCCGTTTGGTTTGGTAACGATGTCGGCGAGCAAAGCGACCGTAAACAAGGTTATCTTGATACTAACTTGTATCAATTAGATGACTTGTTTGGCATTAACTCCAAAATGTCCAAGGCCGACCAGCTGCGCACAGGTTCAGCTGCTTCAACCCATGCCATGACCTTGGTTGGTGTCGATGAGGATAATGGTCATATTCGCCAATGGAAAGTTGAAAATTCTTGGGGTGAAAAGAACGGCGACAAGGGCTTCTTCGTAATGACCAACGATTGGTTTAAGCAATATACTTATGAAGTTGTTGTGCACAAGAAGTACTTAACGCCGGCACAAGTTGCCTTGGCTGAAGGTCCAATCACCGACCTGCCAGTTTGGGATACTTTGGCTTAAAACTAAATTTTAGCTTTAGTATACTTAAAAAACGAGATTCGAAAATCGAACCTCGTTTTTTTGTTGATTTAATTTTTTATCTATGCACTACTTACTTTGCTCCAATAATTCGTCAAAGCGCTTGAAGAACAACTCCTTGTTAGCCTTAGTAACTAAAGTGATTTCACGGCCATTTGGATCATCTTCCATTCTTCCTTGAGCAATTCCTGAAGTAATCACTCGAACTTTACGCCGTTCAACTTCAGAAACAACTTCAGGATACAATGCACTAATTGTGGTCAAAACATCCCAGAAATATAGTTGCGCTGTTTGTACCGGCGGATTAACCAATAAGCTGTAGCCTTGACCCACTAAGTCCATTGCTGGATACTTGCGTAAGCTCGCCCAATGCATCCGTAATTCATCAGTCAGCGGTAATTCTTCACTACTTTCAAGACCCACAATTTGCATCGGAATGTGTGATGCTAACACACGACTAACAGCCTGTGGGTCCCAAAAGGCATTCCACTCCTGGCTGCCATCGGCATTAATCATCACTACATTACCGTGGCCATCAAGTGAGCCGCCCATCCAGTAAAGTTTAGCAATTTTACTTTCAATTGTTGGATCCTCATCAAGTGCCCTTGCCAAATCTGTCAATGGTCCCGTCATTACCAAGGTAATTGGCTCTGTTGCACTCTTAAGCTTGGCTATCATGTCTAAATGAGCTGGCAGTGCTGCTTGTTTGGTAATCATCTTGCCTGATTCATTTAAAATTGGCAAATAATTAAAGGAATACGAAGCTGTCCGCCATTCTTGTGGAAACTGGTTAACTGCTCGCGAATCTGACTTGGCAACTTCTAACTTGTCACCACGCAAATTAAAGCGGTCGGTCATCTTCCGGCAAACCTCAACTGCCGGATCAACATAACCATCGGCATCAATCGCACCTACGCCTAATAATTTAATATCAGGTGCCTGCAAGAGCAGTAAATATGAGACTAAATCGTCAATGTTCCCATCATGGTTAAAATAAATTTGTTTCATACAATCTCCTTATTTTGACTTGATATAATTTTGACCATCGGCAGCTGGCGCAACCGATTTACCAAAGAACAATACTAACACTACAATTGTAATCACATACGGCGCAATCTGCATATAAACAGCAGGAATATGGTTGAAAAATGGCAGTTGGTTACCAATAATACTGATACTCTGTGCAAAACCAAAGAATAATGATGCCAGCATTGCTCCAAGCGGATTCCACTTACCAAAGATTACTGCCGCCAAAGCCATAAAGCCCTGACCAACGATTGTGGAAACAGAAAAGTTCCCAGAAATTGCTTCCGCAAAAATAGCACCACCAATCCCGCCAAGAAAGCCGGAAATTAAGACACCAGCATAACGCATCCCGTAAACATTAATTCCCAATGTATCAGCGGCTTGGGGATTTTCACCGCAAGAGCGCAGCCGCAACCCAAAGCGTGTCTTGTAGAGCACCCACCAAAGGATAATGGTCACAATAATCGCTACCCAAGCTGGTGCCGAAGTATTCTGAAAGAAAATCGGACCAATCACTGGAATATTAGCCAAGCCCGGAAAAGAAAAATAACCAAAACTCTGACTGATATTCTCTGTTTGCCCTTTATCATAAATGGCCTTAATTAAGAAAACACCTAACGGTGGTGCCATTAAATTGAGCACCGTGCCGCTGATAATATGGTCAGCGTGAAAGTTAATGGTCGCTACTGCGTGCAGCAGTGAGAACAGCAAGCCAACAATCCCGCCGACTAATGCACCCAGCCACGGCGTGATTTTGCCAAAAGTACCGGCAAAGGTCAGGTTAAATACAATCGACGAGAAAGCACCCATCGTCATAATTCCTTCAAGACCAATGTTAGTGACACCAGAATTCTCACTATAAACTCCGCCCAACGCGGTAAAAATTAGTGGCGCCGAATAGACAAAAGTCGATGACACTAGTAAAGATAAAATCGCTACCAAACTCATTATTTTTGCCTCCCGTTATCTGCCTGCACTTCTTTTTTAATAGCAGTTAAATTAGGCGACTGCTTATCCTTAAACAAGCGGCCAATCACATACTGAATGGCAATAAAGAAAATAATTGCGGCAATCACAATTGAGACGATTTCATAAGGAATACCAGCAATTGTCTGCATTCCCAAGCCACCAATTTTTAAAATTGAGAACAATAATGCAGCCAGCAAAATACCAACAGCCGTACTGCCGCCCAACAAGGCAACAGACAGTCCGTCCCAACCAATATCCAAACTCGTAGTCTGCGTAAAGTAGTTTTGGTAGGTTCCTAAGCCTTGAACAACACCGCCCAGTCCGGCAAAGCCACCTGATAAAAGCATCGACAGCATAATATTTTTCTTAGTCGACATGCCGGCATACCGACTGGCATAAGGGTTGGTTCCAACTGACCGAATTTCAAAGCCAGTGGTCGTCTTTTTCATCAAATACCAGTAGAGCACAACTGCAATTAATGCTAAAAATATCCCCGCGTTAATCCGCGAATCGCCAAAGAAAGAACTCAACCAGTCAATCTTCAAACTACCATTAGCGGCGATTGTCTTGGTCGTATCCGTATCCAGCCGCAAACTACTTGGCATAATCTGCTGCATCAAATATTGACATGAGTAGAGCACAATATAATTAAGCATGATTGTAGTGATAACTTCATTCGTCCCAAATTGGGCCCGCAACCAACCAGCAATTCCTGCCACAATCGCGCCGGCAACAATTCCCGCAATTATCGCCAGCGGCAGTAAGACAACTTTGGGCAAATTAGGATTAGCTAACACGACCCAAATTGAAGCTAGCCAACCAGCTTGTGCTTGACCGGGCAAACCAATATTAAAAAAGCCGGCACTGGAAGCAATCGCGAAGCCAATCGCCGTAAAAATCAGCGGCGTGGCCTCCCGAATGGTTTCGCCAATACCATTCATGTTGCCAAGCGCACTAGAGAACATTGAGGAATAAGCCTGAATTGGATTGTAATTCCAAATTAACATAATTACTGCACCAATTAAAAAGCCAGCAAGGATGGAAATAACTGGTACTAAAATTCTTTTGGTTCTAGATGTTACTTTAAGCAAGAGCAGTACCTTCTTTCTTAACTCCGGTCATCAGCAGGCCTAATTCTTCATCACTAGTTTCTTCTGGCTTAACTTCACCAGAAATATTCCCATCATGAAGCACAATAATGCGGTCAGATAATTGCATAATCTCGTCTAATTCATAAGAAATTAACAAAATCGCCTTACCTTTTGCTCGCTCTTGTAATAATTGCTTGTGGATATATTCAATTGCCCCGACATCTAGTCCCCGTGTTGGTTGAAACGCAATGATTAAATCACTGTCACGGTCTAATTCTCGCGCAATAATCACCTTTTGCTGGTTACCACCGGACAAGTCACTCACCGGTAAATTAATTCCAGTAGTTCGAATATCAAACTTTTTCACCAACTTTTGTGCATGCTGACTAATGACATCACGACGCAAGATATGATGGCGTGAAAATGGCTCTTGATAATAATCCTGCAATGCCAAATTATCCGCAATTGAGAATGGCAAAATCAAACCATACTTTTGCCGGTCGGCGGGAATATGAGCCACGCCCCCTTGGGTAATTTTACGTACTTTTTGGTTGGTCAAGTCATGACTATTAATGATAATTTTGCCCGCACTAACGTGCCGCAAACCCGTTATTGCTTCTACTAATTCATCTTGACCGTTACCGTCAATTCCGGCTACTCCCAAAATTTCACCACCACGCAGGTTAAAGGATAACCCCTTAAGCGCGGCAACGCCCTGCTTATTTTTAACTTGCAGGTTGGTTATATCAAGAATGGTCTTACCTAATTCTACTGCCGGCTTGGTCAGACGCATATTAACGTGGCGCCCAACCATTAATTCGGCTAAGTTATTGTCAGTAACATCGGCAACGTTGAAAGTGCCGACACTTTTCCCAGCACGAATAACGGTCACACGGTCAGCTGCTCTTTTGATTTCCTCTAATTTATGCGTAATTAGAATAATTGACTTACCTTCTTTAGCCAGCTCCTTAAGAATCTGAATAAATTCCGTAATTTCTTGCGGGGTCAATACTGCCGTCGGCTCATCAAAAATCAAAATATCTGCGCCGCGATACAGCACCTTTAAAATTTCTACCCGTTGCTGCTGCGCTACGGTAATATCGCCCACTCTTTTATTAGGGTCAACATTCAGACCGTAACGTTGGGACAACTCTTCAATTTGCGTTTGCGCCTTTTTTAAATCCAATTTAGGTCCCTTGGTTGTCTCGTGACCCAAAATAATATTTTCTAAAACAGTAAAGGAATCCATTAGCATAAAGTGCTGGTGCACCATCCCAATGCCCAAATTTTTAGCTACTGTTGGATTTTTAACTGTAACTTGCTGACCACGCACCAGAATTTCACCAGCAGTTGGTGCTAATAACCCCGATAAAATACTCATCAAGGTTGACTTTCCCGCACCATTTTCGCCAAGTAAAGCTAAGATTTCACCATGATGCAAGACCAGATTAATATCATCATTAGCCTTAAAACCATTGAAGTCCTTAACAATATGGCGCATCTCAATTACGTTCGTCATATTTTCCATTTTGCTTATTGATTTCCTTTTTGTTAAAAAACTCTTTGCTTACACAAAGAGTTTTCAATTATTAATTATTTAGTCGTTTCCCGAACTTTAATTTTACCGGCAATAATTTGCGCCTTAGCACGATTGACTGCAGTCCAGGTCTTAGCGGACAAGTTACCGCGAGTTAGTGAAACACCGTTACCCTTTAAGGTATAAACTAGGTGCTTGCCTCCTGGGAATTTGCCGCGATAGGCATCATCAGCTAATGACTTCGAGGCAACATCAAGCCCCTTCAAGACTGAAGTCAAAGTAAAGTTGGCCTTCTTGCCATCTTTAGTCTTGTAGTTACCCAAGTTAGACTGGTCAACATCAACGCCGATGACCCAAACTTTTTGACTGGCTGGCCGTGTTTGATTGCGATCCTTGGCTTCCTGGAAGACCCCATTACCTGCAGCACCCGCAGTTTGAAAAATAATATCGGTCTTATTGGCATACATTGATTGCGCTATTGACTTAGCCTTGTCAGTTGAAGCAAAATTCCCAACATATTCGGTTGAAACCTTAATCTTTTTGTGCAAAGCCTTTGCCCCATCTTGCACTCCTTGCTTAAAGCCAGCTTCAAATTTATCAATGATGCTGGATTTAGCACCGCCGATGAAGCCCACCTTATTTGTCTTAGTCGTATAAGCTGCTGCTAACCCGCCCAAATAAGAAGACTGGTTACTTTCAAATGTAACCGAGGCAACATTCTTTTGCCCTGTAATCACATCATCAATAATGACAAAATTCTTTTTGGGATTCTTTTTAGCTGATGCCTTAACTGAATCCGTCAACATATAACCAACGCCAACAATTGTTTGGTAGCCTGACTTAGCAGCTTGATTAAAGTTAGGAGTAAAGTCTGATGCACTACCTGATTGAAAGTATTGGTAGCCCTTGCCCCTAGTAAAACCGTGTTCTTTACCATAAGCCTTGAAGCCCTGCCAAGCAGCTTGATTAAATGACTGGTCATCAACCCCATTGTCATCAGTAATTAGAGCAATACTGCCTTTACTAGTTTGATTTCCCGAACTTTGCTTTTTGCCGGAGCATGCACTCAAAACCAAACTAACTGATGCCACAACTGTTCCTAAAGCTAACAACTTACTAAATTTACGCTGCAATTTTCTGCCCTCCATAAATAACGAACTATTAATAATCATTTTATCTTAAAAATACGTAATTGCAATAGTAATGTTTTTTATTTTACGGATAAGGCAGTTTTGTATGCGCTAAACAGCGAACTATTCTGCTGGGTGAATTGGCACTTTAATTGAACCAGCAATAATTTGCGACCGCGCCTCTTGGGCAATTTTCCAAGCAGCAGGAGTAATTTGTCCCCGCTTAATTGAGACACCATTGGTCTTGAGGCCATAAACAAGATGTTGTCCGCCAGGAAACTTACCGTTATACGCCCGATTAGCAATATCTTGGGTGGCAATATTGACGCCCGTAATTACTGAAGTTAAGACAAAGTTCGCCTTTTTGCCGTCCTTTGACTTGTAATTGCCTAAATATGACTGGTCAACATCAACGCCGATTGCCCAGACACGCTTAGAAGCAGGGCGATTTTGATTAATTGACTTGGCTTCTTGGAATAGACCATCACCAGTAGAGCCAGAAGCATGGAAGATAATATCCGCTTTTTTGGCATACATTGATTGGGCAATTGCCTTGCCTTTATCGGCACTGGTAAAACTGCCAGCATATTGGTTCAAAAGTGTTACCCTTTTATGCAATCTTTTAGCTTCATCATTCACGCCCTTGGTAAAGCCAGCATCAAACAGGTCAATAATATTGCCGTGAACGCCACCGATAAAACCAATCACGTTCGTCTTAGTTTCGGCAGCAGCAACAACTCCTGCTAAGTAGGCTGCTTGCTCACTCTTAAAGTTAGCCGAAGCAACGTTCTTTTGCCCGTTGATTACTTCATCAACAATCACGTAGTTCTTCTTGGGATTCTTCTTAGCTGCCGCACTGACGGCATCTTTTAAGTTGTAGCCAATCCCAAAAATTGTTTGGTAACCTGCCTTGCTGGCCTGGTCAAAGTTAGGCACAAAGTCAGCATCACTGCTTGATTGGAAATACTGGTAACCATTTTTTCCGCGCTGTAAATTATGCTGCTTGCCGTATGCCTTAAACCCATTCCACGCTGACTGGTTAAACGAATTATCATTGACCCCAGCTGCCGTTGTTACCAAAGCAATGGAATGTTTGGCACTATCACCTGTATTACCACTACCGCCCTGCTTTTTACCAGAACATGCTGTTAACACCAGACTAGCCGTGAAGACCAGTGCTGCTGTTGACCAAATTTTCTTGAACTTTATGCTCATGTTGTAACCCCCTAAATATCTTTTCAGTTATTAAAATATCAAGATTTAGTGGTTATGTCAAAGCAGCACCACAAGATGAAGTGCTGATTTATCAAGATTCTATAATTGGTCTAGAACATGTTCTAAGACAGACACACCATTATTTTTGTATGCTTCAAAGCAGAATTTGAAAATTTTTCAAAATTTGTCGACTTATGTAAAATTAGCCAAACAAAAAGACGCTTTTGCGTCTTGAAAAACTATTTTAATGATTGAGTAACCTTAACTTTTCCAGCAATAATTTGTGTACGCTGCTTTTGAACAGCCGTCCAAGCTGCGGCACTTAAATTACCCTTAGTAATCGCAACGCCGTTATTTTTCAGGCCATAGACTAAGTGCCGACCACCAGGAAATTCACCCTTAGCAGCCAAATCCGCTAATGATTTAGTTGCCACACCTAATCCTTTCAAAACCGAAGTCAGCGTAAAGTTATCCTTCTGACCATTTTTAGTTTTGTAATTACCTAAACCTGCTTGGTCGACATCAACGCCAATTACCCATACTTTCTGGGCTGCTGAATGCATTTGGTTGTAATCCTTAGCCTCCTGAAAAATACCATTGCCCGCCGTTCCCGCTGCTTGATAAATGATGTCACACTTATCTGAATACAGTGACTGGGCGATAGATTTTGCTTTATCAGTCGACGTAAAGTTACCAATATATTCATTCTTAACCGTTATTTTTTTGTGCAGCATTTTTGCACCAGCTTGAACGCCTTGACTAAAACCTGCCGCAAAAGAATTAATGATGCCTGATTTAGCACCACCAACAAAGCCGACAGAATTAGTTTTAGTCGTATAAGCTGCCGCAACACCGGCTAGATATGATGCTTCATTGCTTTTGAAAGTAACGGATGCCACATTTTTTTGGCCGGTAATCACATCATCGATAATGACAAAATTTT contains these protein-coding regions:
- the greA gene encoding transcription elongation factor GreA — encoded protein: MVYYQKMTPEGYQKIKDEIADLKKDRPRRIKILQEARSLGDLSENTEYTEAKRDLGHLQSRLRYLDKQLKYAEIVEKTDDGKVDLGKTVTLKFAGDDEVEEYRIVGRMEADLDEGKVAFDSPLGQAIMKQKAKTTVTVAAPAGEYQVTIIKVD
- a CDS encoding Hsp20/alpha crystallin family protein translates to MAQDLTNRHNDLFDAMNDWFDLPQKFFDTNEMAKLMQADVAENDRNYVVKVDMPGMDKEKINLNYNNGVLSVSGSRKSFKDLSKDSSIIHRERSAGHISRSFRLPNVVASEIHAKYDNGVLTITLPKQTAGSSDNSISID
- a CDS encoding C1 family peptidase encodes the protein MNHQLSIQELAKYSADFNSDPQNQVIARAAQKSGIFAASYNEQKASNDLNRVFSTELDVGQVTAQQHSGRCWEFAALNVLRHYFGKKYHVKDFTFSQSYNFFWDKIERANIFYNHIIATADQSLDSRTVRKYLASAGQDGGHWQLAASLVQKYGVVPSYAMPESFNSNNTDALQMALGKKLRKDALVLRQLKQDGKNEEVAQTQDRFLNEVYRMTAIAIGEPPKKFDLEYRDDDKKYHLDKDLTPQTFYQKYLGDLDLDDYVVLTNSPNHEYNKLYGFSADNNVAGLCEIKLLNVPMEYLATATIRQLKDGEAVWFGNDVLHELDRPKGYLDSELYQMNDLFNVDLKMSKADRLRTGEANFSHAMTFVGVDEDQGEVRRWKVENSWGDQVGKNGYFVMSNDWFNDYVYEVAVHKKYLTPEQLALAEGPIAEDLPVWDPLG
- a CDS encoding C1 family peptidase, with protein sequence MGHKLTVQELEQFADKFNDNPKNQVVARAAQKSGVLMASYNERVQGELTRVFSTELDTENVTNQQQSGRCWEFATLNILRHNFGKKYHVKNFTFSQSYNFFWDKIERANIFYDNILASADEPLDSRTVRAYLRDAGEDGGQFHMAAALVEKYGVVPTYAMPENFNTNNTNAFAKALGDKMRKDALVLRELKQAGKDEEIEETRQQFLSEVYQMTAIAVGEPPKKFDLEYRDDDKKYHLDKDLTPLEFLHKYLGDVNFDDYVVLTNAPDHEYDKLYGLPFEDNVEGSYRVKFLNVPMEYLEQAAVAQLKDGEAVWFGNDVGEQSDRKQGYLDTNLYQLDDLFGINSKMSKADQLRTGSAASTHAMTLVGVDEDNGHIRQWKVENSWGEKNGDKGFFVMTNDWFKQYTYEVVVHKKYLTPAQVALAEGPITDLPVWDTLA
- a CDS encoding nucleoside hydrolase; this encodes MKQIYFNHDGNIDDLVSYLLLLQAPDIKLLGVGAIDADGYVDPAVEVCRKMTDRFNLRGDKLEVAKSDSRAVNQFPQEWRTASYSFNYLPILNESGKMITKQAALPAHLDMIAKLKSATEPITLVMTGPLTDLARALDEDPTIESKIAKLYWMGGSLDGHGNVVMINADGSQEWNAFWDPQAVSRVLASHIPMQIVGLESSEELPLTDELRMHWASLRKYPAMDLVGQGYSLLVNPPVQTAQLYFWDVLTTISALYPEVVSEVERRKVRVITSGIAQGRMEDDPNGREITLVTKANKELFFKRFDELLEQSK
- a CDS encoding ABC transporter permease; amino-acid sequence: MSLVAILSLLVSSTFVYSAPLIFTALGGVYSENSGVTNIGLEGIMTMGAFSSIVFNLTFAGTFGKITPWLGALVGGIVGLLFSLLHAVATINFHADHIISGTVLNLMAPPLGVFLIKAIYDKGQTENISQSFGYFSFPGLANIPVIGPIFFQNTSAPAWVAIIVTIILWWVLYKTRFGLRLRSCGENPQAADTLGINVYGMRYAGVLISGFLGGIGGAIFAEAISGNFSVSTIVGQGFMALAAVIFGKWNPLGAMLASLFFGFAQSISIIGNQLPFFNHIPAVYMQIAPYVITIVVLVLFFGKSVAPAADGQNYIKSK
- a CDS encoding ABC transporter permease, which codes for MLKVTSRTKRILVPVISILAGFLIGAVIMLIWNYNPIQAYSSMFSSALGNMNGIGETIREATPLIFTAIGFAIASSAGFFNIGLPGQAQAGWLASIWVVLANPNLPKVVLLPLAIIAGIVAGAIVAGIAGWLRAQFGTNEVITTIMLNYIVLYSCQYLMQQIMPSSLRLDTDTTKTIAANGSLKIDWLSSFFGDSRINAGIFLALIAVVLYWYLMKKTTTGFEIRSVGTNPYASRYAGMSTKKNIMLSMLLSGGFAGLGGVVQGLGTYQNYFTQTTSLDIGWDGLSVALLGGSTAVGILLAALLFSILKIGGLGMQTIAGIPYEIVSIVIAAIIFFIAIQYVIGRLFKDKQSPNLTAIKKEVQADNGRQK
- a CDS encoding ABC transporter ATP-binding protein, with protein sequence MENMTNVIEMRHIVKDFNGFKANDDINLVLHHGEILALLGENGAGKSTLMSILSGLLAPTAGEILVRGQQVTVKNPTVAKNLGIGMVHQHFMLMDSFTVLENIILGHETTKGPKLDLKKAQTQIEELSQRYGLNVDPNKRVGDITVAQQQRVEILKVLYRGADILIFDEPTAVLTPQEITEFIQILKELAKEGKSIILITHKLEEIKRAADRVTVIRAGKSVGTFNVADVTDNNLAELMVGRHVNMRLTKPAVELGKTILDITNLQVKNKQGVAALKGLSFNLRGGEILGVAGIDGNGQDELVEAITGLRHVSAGKIIINSHDLTNQKVRKITQGGVAHIPADRQKYGLILPFSIADNLALQDYYQEPFSRHHILRRDVISQHAQKLVKKFDIRTTGINLPVSDLSGGNQQKVIIARELDRDSDLIIAFQPTRGLDVGAIEYIHKQLLQERAKGKAILLISYELDEIMQLSDRIIVLHDGNISGEVKPEETSDEELGLLMTGVKKEGTALA
- a CDS encoding BMP family ABC transporter substrate-binding protein, with translation MQRKFSKLLALGTVVASVSLVLSACSGKKQSSGNQTSKGSIALITDDNGVDDQSFNQAAWQGFKAYGKEHGFTRGKGYQYFQSGSASDFTPNFNQAAKSGYQTIVGVGYMLTDSVKASAKKNPKKNFVIIDDVITGQKNVASVTFESNQSSYLGGLAAAYTTKTNKVGFIGGAKSSIIDKFEAGFKQGVQDGAKALHKKIKVSTEYVGNFASTDKAKSIAQSMYANKTDIIFQTAGAAGNGVFQEAKDRNQTRPASQKVWVIGVDVDQSNLGNYKTKDGKKANFTLTSVLKGLDVASKSLADDAYRGKFPGGKHLVYTLKGNGVSLTRGNLSAKTWTAVNRAKAQIIAGKIKVRETTK